A single Vulcanisaeta distributa DSM 14429 DNA region contains:
- a CDS encoding 30S ribosomal protein S11 — MQLPEIKPTQVSGARKLRWGVAYVYSSYNNTIIIITDLTGAETVARVSGGQVVKADRDKPSPYAAMMAAYKAAQIAMSRGINAVHIKVKAPGGYGPKTPGPGAAAAIRALARAGLIIGRIEDVTPIPTDTIRPPGGRRGRRV; from the coding sequence ATGCAGTTGCCTGAGATAAAACCAACACAGGTGAGCGGGGCTAGGAAGCTTAGGTGGGGTGTTGCCTACGTGTACTCCAGCTATAATAATACGATAATAATAATCACGGACCTAACGGGTGCGGAAACCGTTGCGAGGGTTAGTGGTGGGCAGGTTGTTAAGGCTGATAGGGATAAGCCCAGCCCATACGCGGCAATGATGGCTGCGTACAAGGCCGCTCAAATAGCCATGAGTAGGGGCATTAATGCAGTGCACATAAAGGTTAAGGCACCTGGTGGTTACGGCCCAAAGACGCCAGGTCCTGGCGCCGCGGCTGCCATTAGGGCTTTGGCCAGGGCTGGTTTGATAATTGGTCGTATTGAGGATGTGACGCCAATACCTACGGATACCATTAGGCCACCTGGAGGTAGGCGTGGTAGGAGGGTATAA